From Aerosakkonema funiforme FACHB-1375, one genomic window encodes:
- a CDS encoding nuclear transport factor 2 family protein, producing the protein MTEEENLKIVQTIVQNYEEGKALTPSEEYLAKDIEWIVSGSIDDPLTGRYVGIEQVEQLFAIFNHIVDGGRHETKEYIVQGDKVVVCGEERIQFKNNGRNVQSSFVYVITLREGKIVQWRVIYGYP; encoded by the coding sequence GTGACAGAAGAAGAAAATTTGAAAATAGTGCAGACAATAGTCCAAAACTATGAAGAAGGCAAAGCTCTCACACCATCAGAAGAATACTTGGCAAAAGATATAGAGTGGATTGTATCTGGATCGATCGACGATCCATTAACTGGTCGATATGTTGGCATCGAACAGGTAGAGCAGCTTTTCGCAATATTCAATCACATAGTAGATGGAGGACGACACGAGACAAAAGAGTACATTGTTCAAGGTGACAAAGTTGTCGTATGCGGGGAGGAAAGAATCCAGTTCAAGAACAACGGTCGTAATGTGCAAAGCAGTTTTGTCTATGTGATTACTCTGCGTGAAGGCAAAATTGTCCAGTGGCGAGTAATTTATGGTTATCCCTAA